Part of the Halalkalibacter krulwichiae genome is shown below.
TCTTCTTTCTTATCTAAGGTTTCACTCTTCCGGTCAAGAATCTCTTCTTTTTGAACCAAACGATTCTCTTGTTTTTGAATCTCATTTCTACGTTCACGAACTTCACGCTCCGCTTCCGTACGAATCTTATGTGCTTCATCCTTCATTTCGAGGACAGCTTCCTTTTTACTCGCTTCCGCTTCACGCTTAGCATCATCCACAATTTGTTTTGCTGCATGTTCCGCACTAGAAATTTTCGCTTCTGCAATGGATCTTCTAACAAGATATCCAACAACTGCACCAATACCTGCAGAGACAACAAGCAAAATGGAGATGATTATAATATCCATACTCTTTCACCTCCCCTTGCTATCTAATTGTTGGTTTTCATTCTGTCATACTTCATCAGTTATAAAAAAACAAACGCATATTACATTTGATCGCGGAAAAAATAAATATGACATAAAACTTCACCGCATTCCACTTAATTTTAAAGCTCGTTTTTATGAATGTCAAGTGTTGTCAATTTTAGCAACTTCGCTTATCCCATCTCTTATCGAAACTTCATAAGCAAGGTCCCCTGATTGAGCTAAATGATAATTATGCGTAATCATAATAATTTGCCGGTTAAACATTGTGCTTAGAGATTTTAGAAATTCATATAAATATAGAACATAATCCCCAGAAACATGCTTCCCTGGCTCATCCAATAACAACGGACCTTCTCGTCTTGGCTGAACCGTTTCTATTAATGCAACGCGAAGAGCAAGCGTTACTATATCAACGACTCCGCCCCCTCTAGAATCTTGTGGTCTAGTTTTTATTTTTACCCCTTCATACTCTGATATTACATAAAATTCAGCCACAGCCTTATTCCCATGTTCCTCTAATTCGATTTGAAAAGCAAACAAAGGACCAAAGACATACTGCAGCGCATTTGTTACTAATGTTTCTATTTGTTGCTTAGCCTGTTCTCTAGCGTACTCTGCAGATTGTTGCAACAGCACTCTTGCTTTTTCATATGTATCTATCGTTTCAAAATATGAATCAAGCTCTTTCAGTTTCTCTGCAATCTGTTCTTCTAA
Proteins encoded:
- a CDS encoding ATPase; amino-acid sequence: MTNVANQLKELEKRYKKAQNQWMRLDAKRVLLEEQIAEKLKELDSYFETIDTYEKARVLLQQSAEYAREQAKQQIETLVTNALQYVFGPLFAFQIELEEHGNKAVAEFYVISEYEGVKIKTRPQDSRGGGVVDIVTLALRVALIETVQPRREGPLLLDEPGKHVSGDYVLYLYEFLKSLSTMFNRQIIMITHNYHLAQSGDLAYEVSIRDGISEVAKIDNT